One Thomasclavelia spiroformis DSM 1552 DNA window includes the following coding sequences:
- a CDS encoding DHH family phosphoesterase, which translates to MDQEIIKKISEYDYIAIYRHVNPDFDAFGSQLGMYDILKTTYPNKKVYVCGDFSSDLVDKYIVGIDYSKVDYSNDVLAIILDTANRERIDDDGYLKCKEIIKIDHHVVVDSYGDINYEDSSASSASQLVARLYKDNDELKISKDGAAALYLGIVGDTSRFLYRNTDERTFDACIALLKTGIDIVEIYNRIYLRSASELEVNKFILNNYQVEGGVAYYILTNDDLKKLNISRERGSDFVNILSGIKEYKVWMAITENVVDNNWRVSIRSRDVAINQVAAKYNGGGHVLASGAKLEKIEMLPNLINDLKELIDEKFK; encoded by the coding sequence ATGGATCAAGAAATTATAAAAAAAATCAGTGAATATGACTATATTGCTATTTATCGTCATGTAAATCCTGATTTTGATGCATTTGGTAGTCAATTAGGAATGTATGATATACTAAAAACAACATATCCAAATAAAAAGGTATATGTGTGTGGGGATTTTAGTAGTGATTTAGTTGACAAATATATTGTTGGTATAGATTATAGTAAGGTTGATTATAGTAATGATGTATTAGCAATTATATTGGATACAGCAAATAGAGAACGAATCGATGATGATGGTTATTTAAAATGCAAAGAAATTATTAAAATCGATCATCATGTAGTTGTCGATAGTTATGGTGATATAAATTATGAAGATAGTAGTGCTAGTTCAGCGAGCCAATTGGTTGCTAGACTCTATAAAGACAATGATGAATTAAAGATTTCTAAGGATGGAGCTGCTGCTTTGTATTTAGGAATTGTTGGTGATACTTCAAGATTTTTGTATCGAAATACTGATGAAAGAACTTTTGATGCTTGTATTGCCTTATTAAAAACTGGAATTGATATTGTTGAAATATATAATCGAATTTATTTAAGAAGCGCTAGTGAGTTGGAAGTTAATAAGTTTATTTTAAATAATTATCAAGTTGAAGGTGGCGTGGCTTATTATATTTTAACTAATGATGATTTAAAAAAGTTAAATATTAGTCGTGAAAGAGGTTCTGATTTTGTTAATATCTTATCAGGAATCAAAGAATACAAAGTATGGATGGCTATTACAGAAAATGTTGTTGATAATAATTGGCGAGTAAGTATTCGTTCACGTGATGTAGCAATCAATCAAGTAGCTGCAAAATATAATGGTGGCGGTCATGTTCTTGCAAGTGGAGCTAAATTAGAAAAAATTGAGATGTTACCAAATTTAATTAATGATTTAAAGGAGCTTATTGATGAAAAATTTAAATGA
- a CDS encoding acetate/propionate family kinase gives MVKVMAINAGSSSLKFQLINMPSEEVITSGIVERIGLEEGNFEMKYNGEKFTKQCPISDHSVAVQLLLDALVDHHVVENLHEIDACGHRIVHGGEYFNDSIKVDEDVVAKVEELAELAPLHNPAHIIGYNAFKNALPGVEHVFVFDTAFHQTLDQERYLYPLPMEYYKDLKVRKYGAHGTSHKYVSQVANEMLGKPENSKIIVCHLGNGASISAVQNGVCIDTSMGFTPLAGVMMGTRCGDVDPSIMPYLCNKLNKTADEMLEIYNKKSGMLGVSGISSDSRDIEDAFYKGDERARLTSSLYARIASKFIGSYFVEMGGLDAIAFTAGVGENASYLRRLIVDDIADALGVVLDDKANETRSKENRFISSESSKVKVMVIPTNEEVMIARDTIRVLDL, from the coding sequence ATGGTAAAAGTAATGGCAATAAATGCTGGAAGTTCATCGTTGAAATTTCAGTTGATTAATATGCCAAGTGAAGAGGTTATTACTTCGGGAATAGTAGAAAGAATTGGATTAGAAGAAGGTAACTTCGAAATGAAATATAATGGTGAAAAATTCACAAAACAATGTCCAATTAGTGATCATAGTGTGGCAGTACAATTATTATTAGATGCTTTAGTCGATCATCATGTAGTAGAAAATTTACATGAAATTGATGCATGTGGACATCGAATTGTTCATGGTGGAGAATATTTTAACGATTCAATAAAAGTTGATGAAGATGTTGTGGCTAAAGTTGAAGAACTAGCAGAATTAGCTCCACTACATAATCCTGCTCATATTATTGGTTATAATGCGTTTAAAAATGCTTTACCAGGAGTAGAACATGTATTTGTTTTTGATACTGCATTCCATCAAACGTTGGATCAAGAAAGATATTTATATCCTTTACCAATGGAATATTATAAAGATTTAAAAGTACGTAAATATGGTGCTCATGGAACAAGTCATAAATATGTTTCACAAGTTGCAAATGAAATGTTAGGAAAACCAGAAAATTCTAAAATCATTGTTTGTCATTTAGGAAATGGAGCAAGTATTTCTGCTGTTCAAAATGGTGTATGTATCGATACCTCAATGGGATTTACACCATTAGCAGGTGTAATGATGGGAACTCGTTGTGGTGATGTTGATCCATCAATTATGCCTTATTTATGTAATAAATTAAATAAAACAGCTGATGAAATGTTAGAAATTTATAATAAAAAATCAGGAATGTTAGGTGTTTCAGGAATTTCTTCAGATTCTCGTGATATTGAAGATGCGTTTTATAAAGGAGATGAGCGTGCAAGATTAACAAGTTCGTTATATGCAAGAATTGCATCTAAATTTATTGGAAGCTATTTTGTTGAAATGGGTGGACTTGATGCAATTGCCTTTACTGCTGGTGTTGGTGAAAATGCTTCTTATTTGCGCCGTTTGATTGTTGATGATATTGCAGATGCTTTAGGAGTAGTTTTAGATGATAAAGCTAATGAAACTAGAAGTAAAGAAAATCGTTTTATTTCTAGTGAATCTTCTAAGGTGAAAGTAATGGTTATTCCAACTAATGAAGAAGTAATGATTGCAAGAGATACAATTAGAGTTTTAGATTTATAA
- a CDS encoding GNAT family N-acetyltransferase, producing the protein MIIQQETSNDYNEVYKLIKEAFASSKHADGNEQDLVVELRKSDAFIPELSLVAKIDTELAGHILFTKAKVNDNEVLVLAPLAIKPKYQRQGIGMALINEGHKIAKNLGYQYSMVLGSETYYPKVGYIEAKDLGIEVPEGIPSKNFMAIKLQETVKPIKGKLIYAKEFGM; encoded by the coding sequence ATGATCATACAACAAGAAACATCAAATGATTATAACGAAGTATATAAACTTATTAAAGAAGCTTTTGCTAGTAGTAAACACGCAGATGGTAATGAACAAGATTTAGTTGTTGAACTAAGAAAAAGTGATGCCTTTATTCCTGAATTATCATTAGTGGCTAAAATAGACACTGAATTAGCTGGACATATTTTATTTACAAAAGCTAAAGTAAATGATAATGAAGTACTAGTTTTGGCACCACTTGCAATAAAGCCAAAATATCAACGACAAGGAATTGGAATGGCATTAATCAATGAAGGACATAAAATTGCTAAAAATTTAGGTTATCAATATTCAATGGTACTAGGAAGTGAGACATATTATCCTAAGGTTGGTTATATTGAAGCAAAAGATTTAGGAATTGAAGTGCCTGAGGGAATCCCTTCAAAAAATTTTATGGCAATAAAATTACAAGAAACTGTTAAACCAATTAAAGGAAAACTTATTTACGCAAAAGAATTTGGAATGTAA
- a CDS encoding alpha/beta-type small acid-soluble spore protein: MSQYSSKNKLVVPGAQNAIDQMKYEIANEFGVNLGPDTTARENGSVGGEITKRLVAMGQSQMSSSKYNQSK, from the coding sequence ATGTCACAATACTCTAGTAAAAACAAATTAGTTGTTCCTGGAGCTCAAAATGCAATTGATCAAATGAAATATGAAATTGCAAACGAATTTGGCGTTAATTTAGGTCCTGATACAACTGCTCGTGAAAACGGTTCTGTCGGTGGCGAAATTACTAAACGATTAGTAGCTATGGGACAGTCACAAATGAGTTCATCTAAATACAATCAATCAAAATAA
- a CDS encoding alpha/beta-type small acid-soluble spore protein — protein sequence MSQNSNRNKLVVPGAKNAIDQMKYEIANELGVNLGPDASARSNGSVGGEITKRLVEMGQKQMSASSNYNQSK from the coding sequence ATGTCACAAAATTCTAATAGAAACAAATTAGTTGTTCCTGGAGCAAAAAATGCAATTGATCAAATGAAATACGAAATTGCTAATGAATTAGGTGTTAATTTAGGTCCTGATGCATCTGCGCGTAGTAATGGTTCTGTTGGTGGAGAAATTACTAAGCGATTAGTTGAAATGGGACAAAAACAAATGAGTGCATCTAGTAATTATAATCAATCTAAATAG
- the thiI gene encoding tRNA uracil 4-sulfurtransferase ThiI, with product MEANYILVRFGELTTKGKNRKLFTNRLLKNTKEILCEFKQLKYDLQHDRMYVILNGEDYEAVCNKLKTVFGIYSFSVAYKINKDLDQAKQATLKIIESNPGTTFKINTKRSDKNFPGKSQEINREIATYIFHHSKKQLKVDVHHPDILVTVEIRYDAIYVMDNIVKGAGGYPVGVGGKALLMMSGGIDSPVAGYLTLKRGVDIECIHFAAPPYTNELAREKVLDLVDKLRHYTHGQIKVHIVNFTKLQLAVYDHCDESYAMTVMRRMMYRISEIVANKNHCLALVNGESIGQVASQTLDSMQVINEVVKIPVLRPVLCLDKLEIIDIANAIDTYEISIRPHEDCCTIFTPKAPATKPKSYKAEAFEKEFDFEKLIDECVETIEEIVINNNYKQNNDIF from the coding sequence ATGGAAGCAAATTATATATTAGTTCGTTTTGGTGAGCTTACAACTAAAGGAAAAAATCGTAAATTATTTACTAATCGTCTTTTAAAAAATACAAAAGAAATATTATGTGAGTTTAAACAATTAAAATATGATTTACAGCATGATCGTATGTATGTAATTTTAAATGGAGAAGATTATGAAGCAGTTTGTAATAAATTAAAAACGGTATTTGGAATTTATTCATTTTCTGTTGCTTATAAGATAAATAAAGATTTAGATCAAGCAAAACAAGCAACATTAAAAATAATTGAAAGTAATCCAGGAACTACTTTTAAAATTAATACTAAACGTTCTGATAAAAATTTTCCTGGTAAATCTCAAGAAATCAATCGTGAAATTGCAACATATATTTTTCATCACAGTAAAAAACAATTAAAAGTAGATGTTCATCATCCGGATATTTTAGTAACAGTTGAAATTCGCTATGATGCAATTTATGTTATGGATAATATCGTTAAAGGTGCTGGTGGTTATCCAGTTGGTGTTGGTGGAAAAGCTTTATTGATGATGTCTGGAGGAATTGATTCACCAGTAGCTGGATATTTAACTTTAAAACGTGGTGTAGATATTGAATGTATTCATTTTGCTGCACCACCATATACAAATGAATTGGCTCGTGAAAAAGTTTTGGATCTAGTTGATAAACTACGTCATTATACACATGGTCAAATAAAAGTGCATATTGTTAATTTTACTAAATTACAGTTAGCAGTATATGATCATTGTGATGAAAGTTATGCAATGACAGTAATGCGTAGAATGATGTATCGAATTAGTGAAATAGTTGCTAATAAAAATCACTGTTTAGCTTTAGTAAATGGTGAAAGTATTGGTCAAGTTGCTTCGCAAACTTTAGATAGTATGCAAGTTATTAATGAGGTTGTAAAAATTCCAGTACTTCGACCAGTTTTATGTTTGGATAAGTTAGAGATTATTGATATTGCTAATGCAATTGATACTTATGAAATATCAATTCGTCCACATGAAGATTGTTGTACGATTTTCACCCCAAAAGCACCAGCAACTAAGCCAAAAAGTTATAAAGCTGAAGCGTTTGAAAAAGAATTTGATTTTGAAAAATTAATCGATGAATGTGTTGAGACAATTGAAGAAATTGTCATAAATAATAATTATAAACAAAATAATGATATTTTTTAA
- a CDS encoding cysteine desulfurase family protein → MIYLDYVATTPLRPEVLTTYNNLLEKYFFNAYSIYDKGIEVNRLMEHSRKLISEMLKVKEDELIFTSCGSESNNLAIKGVAFQYQNRGKHIITTAIEHSSVYETCKELEKTFGFEVTYLKVDQKGRISLQELQDSIRDDTILVSIMYVNNEIGVINPIEEIKQIVKKYDKIKLHFDMVQALGKLPINLTDVDLASFSAHKIYGLKGSGLLFKRRSTTIVPLINGGQQEFGLRGGTSNACSNIVFAKTLRLALEDFDNKAKHIKMINSYARKCLNQIEGVIINSDETCCISSILNFSCPGYKPEVILHDLESEEIYLSTRSACSSKSENISRIMAQLNLDKEIASSALRISFGEHTTIEDIDKFCYYLQESLRKLKKQR, encoded by the coding sequence ATGATATATTTGGATTATGTTGCAACAACACCGCTTAGACCAGAAGTTTTAACAACATATAATAATTTATTAGAGAAGTATTTTTTTAATGCTTATTCAATATATGATAAAGGAATTGAAGTTAATCGTTTAATGGAACATTCACGTAAATTGATTAGTGAGATGCTTAAAGTTAAAGAAGATGAATTGATTTTTACTAGTTGTGGTAGTGAATCTAATAATTTAGCGATTAAAGGTGTTGCTTTTCAGTATCAAAACCGTGGTAAACATATTATTACAACAGCAATTGAACATTCCTCAGTTTATGAAACATGTAAGGAATTAGAAAAGACTTTTGGATTTGAAGTTACTTATTTAAAAGTTGATCAAAAAGGGCGTATTTCTTTACAAGAATTACAGGATAGTATTCGTGATGATACAATTTTGGTATCAATTATGTATGTAAATAATGAAATTGGAGTAATTAATCCAATTGAAGAAATTAAACAAATTGTTAAAAAATATGATAAAATAAAATTACATTTTGATATGGTACAAGCATTAGGAAAATTGCCAATAAATTTAACTGATGTTGATCTAGCTTCATTTTCTGCTCATAAAATATATGGTTTAAAAGGAAGTGGGTTATTATTTAAAAGAAGATCGACAACAATTGTGCCACTAATCAATGGAGGTCAACAAGAATTTGGTTTACGTGGTGGAACATCAAATGCTTGCAGTAATATTGTTTTTGCAAAAACTTTACGTCTAGCATTAGAAGATTTTGATAATAAAGCAAAACATATCAAGATGATCAATAGCTATGCAAGAAAATGTTTAAATCAAATTGAGGGAGTTATCATCAATAGTGATGAAACATGTTGTATTAGTTCAATATTGAATTTTTCTTGTCCGGGGTACAAACCAGAAGTTATTTTGCATGATTTGGAAAGTGAAGAGATATATCTTTCAACACGTAGCGCATGTTCTTCTAAAAGTGAGAATATTTCTAGAATAATGGCACAACTTAATCTTGATAAAGAAATTGCTTCAAGTGCGTTAAGAATTAGTTTTGGAGAACATACGACTATCGAAGATATTGATAAATTCTGTTATTATTTACAAGAGAGTTTAAGAAAATTAAAGAAACAGAGGTAA
- a CDS encoding septation ring formation regulator EzrA has protein sequence MKILDDLLAKFGSQTVIIVCICILLVIFVTIVYRMFKLKVYRKEIIELENQMNAVKSLPIQYRLGRVKGIGKNMPEVLEKYNLYVKEFDDLNSFQTNDIVPLINEIDEQLYYRKLAGAKSKLYKLKEEISNYETKSQDLLKRIEVITEVENEQRLEIIKIKEKYRAASDNFANVRFKIEDFVPSIPGIFNEIDERFVVLEEMMNNQRFDEAKTYAGKIEKDVDILTANLRDLPTYISIVRKYIPKRLEEIYAIIEEMKEKDFSIEKLSAASRYNQIGDALEQTIQNIKDLKLENVGASIEKMTEDLNDLTSDLEKEQTAFHQYEEARNNCYRHIERLDDGLKKTVSSLAELQENYLLADYKITIAGEYNKFKPIVDDLARLTEIIESKNFSYSALIDEFNDLITRCQPFDDALIKYNELESSLRLEEKRALDELDNINIVLLEIKSEIKNKHLPMISESYKDYIDDSYQKADEIMKFIRHRPIDLKRLSEQVDAARDVIYKLYDNVHNLIVTAEMVEEAIIYGNRYRSSFLEVNTELTKAELLFRNGEYTKALSTAVDIIEKIDPGSYEMLINKNTKSE, from the coding sequence ATGAAAATTTTAGATGATTTACTAGCGAAGTTTGGTAGTCAAACAGTAATAATAGTGTGTATTTGTATTTTATTAGTTATTTTTGTAACGATAGTATATCGAATGTTTAAGTTAAAAGTGTATCGTAAAGAAATTATAGAATTAGAAAATCAAATGAATGCTGTTAAATCTTTACCGATTCAATATCGTTTAGGACGAGTAAAAGGAATTGGTAAAAATATGCCTGAAGTACTTGAAAAATATAATTTATATGTAAAAGAATTTGATGATTTAAATAGTTTTCAGACTAATGATATCGTTCCTTTGATCAATGAAATAGATGAGCAGTTATATTATCGTAAGTTAGCAGGAGCTAAAAGTAAATTATATAAATTAAAAGAAGAAATTTCAAATTATGAAACAAAATCACAAGATTTATTAAAAAGAATTGAAGTAATTACTGAAGTTGAAAATGAACAACGTCTAGAAATAATTAAAATAAAAGAAAAATATCGTGCTGCAAGTGATAATTTTGCTAATGTCCGTTTTAAAATAGAAGATTTTGTTCCAAGTATTCCTGGAATATTCAATGAAATAGATGAACGTTTTGTGGTACTTGAAGAGATGATGAATAATCAGCGTTTTGATGAAGCTAAAACATATGCAGGTAAAATTGAAAAAGATGTAGATATTTTAACAGCTAATTTACGTGATTTACCGACATATATTTCTATTGTTCGAAAATATATTCCTAAACGTTTAGAAGAAATATATGCAATTATTGAAGAGATGAAGGAAAAAGATTTTTCTATTGAAAAGTTATCTGCAGCATCAAGATATAATCAAATTGGTGATGCTTTAGAACAAACAATTCAAAATATTAAGGATTTAAAATTAGAAAATGTTGGGGCTTCAATCGAAAAAATGACTGAAGATTTGAATGATTTAACTAGTGATTTGGAGAAAGAACAGACTGCTTTTCATCAATATGAAGAAGCTCGTAATAATTGCTATCGTCATATTGAACGTTTAGATGATGGTTTGAAAAAGACAGTTAGTTCATTAGCTGAATTGCAAGAAAATTATTTATTAGCTGATTATAAGATTACTATTGCCGGAGAGTATAACAAATTTAAGCCAATCGTAGATGACTTAGCTCGATTAACTGAAATAATTGAATCAAAGAATTTTTCTTATAGTGCTTTAATTGATGAATTCAATGATTTAATTACACGTTGTCAACCTTTTGATGATGCTTTGATTAAATACAATGAACTAGAAAGTTCACTTCGCTTAGAAGAAAAAAGAGCATTAGATGAATTAGATAATATTAATATTGTTTTGTTGGAAATAAAATCCGAAATTAAAAATAAACATTTACCAATGATTAGTGAGTCATATAAAGATTATATCGATGATTCTTATCAAAAGGCAGATGAAATAATGAAATTTATTCGTCATCGACCAATCGATTTAAAAAGATTATCAGAACAAGTGGATGCTGCTAGAGATGTTATTTATAAATTATATGATAATGTACATAATTTAATTGTAACTGCAGAAATGGTTGAAGAAGCGATTATTTATGGAAATCGTTATCGTAGTTCGTTTTTAGAAGTAAATACTGAATTAACTAAAGCTGAGTTACTATTTAGAAATGGTGAGTATACTAAAGCTTTATCTACTGCTGTTGATATTATTGAAAAAATCGACCCAGGGTCATATGAGATGTTAATTAATAAAAACACAAAGTCAGAGTAG
- a CDS encoding gamma-glutamyl-gamma-aminobutyrate hydrolase family protein: MSKKILAPLRSYSDKNVLYIYHNYLKMFVHLDIIMVASICKNTLSFLTDNCDGLLLTGGVDIDPSYYHENLHPKTKKELTFLEQLEFDLIKSFSLQNKPILGICRGIQTINVAFNGTLYQDIDHHVQENITGYHHLVKTKKNTLLEKYLGKKFMTNSFHHQAINKLADGFTISAISDDNVIEAIEKDNIIGIQWHPEKINDTIQQGIIKLFDDLLEEKR; this comes from the coding sequence ATGTCAAAAAAAATACTAGCTCCACTTCGTTCATATAGTGATAAAAATGTCTTATATATTTATCATAATTATCTTAAAATGTTTGTTCATCTTGATATTATCATGGTTGCATCAATTTGTAAAAATACACTATCTTTTTTAACCGATAATTGTGATGGTCTTTTACTAACCGGAGGTGTAGATATTGACCCTAGCTACTATCATGAAAATTTACATCCTAAAACAAAAAAAGAATTAACATTTTTAGAACAATTAGAGTTTGATTTAATTAAATCATTTAGTCTCCAAAATAAACCAATTTTAGGAATTTGTCGGGGAATTCAAACTATCAATGTTGCTTTTAATGGTACATTATATCAAGATATTGATCATCATGTTCAAGAAAATATCACAGGTTATCATCATTTAGTAAAAACTAAAAAAAATACTTTACTAGAAAAGTATTTGGGTAAAAAGTTTATGACCAATTCATTTCATCATCAAGCTATCAATAAATTAGCAGATGGTTTTACTATTAGCGCAATTAGTGATGATAATGTTATTGAAGCAATTGAAAAAGACAATATTATTGGAATCCAGTGGCATCCCGAAAAGATTAATGATACAATACAACAAGGAATTATAAAATTATTTGATGATTTATTGGAGGAAAAAAGATGA